One part of the Vicia villosa cultivar HV-30 ecotype Madison, WI linkage group LG6, Vvil1.0, whole genome shotgun sequence genome encodes these proteins:
- the LOC131609703 gene encoding serine carboxypeptidase-like 20 isoform X1, which translates to MKNDCLYMRLYFSDKSQLIPQLPQPRKSKFFHYLDSAISFSLSEFRRARNAASLNRRRIVLHYKHLFAESEMDKKFLVPLCILLMLLSVKAAPRRSLVTHLPGYSGNFLSHHYSGYVSIDGNAETGKNMFYYFVSSERNPRKDPVVLWLNGGPGCSSFDGFVYEHGPFNFKAAESKENLPTLHDNPYSWSKVSNVLYLDSPTGVGFSYSKNISKYSTGDLQTASDTHAFLLKWFEQFPEFQANPFYISGESYAGIYVPTLAFEIAKGIQSGTKPAINLKGYLVGNGVTDPKFDNNAFIPFVHGMGLISDTIYENVHASCKENYYNSDSQSDQCAKSMEIVSKAIQGLNVYNILEPCHHEPEVATNLSSNLPLSFQNLGLTERPLPVRKRMFGRAWPFRAPVRDGPVTLWPQLLANTKHVPCVSDEVATSWLNNPAVRKAIHVDVASGTWELCTDRISFDHDAGSMIPYHKNLTKLGYRALIYSGDHDMCVPFTGSEAWTSSLGYRTVDEWRSWISNDQVAGFLQSYEHNLTFLTVKGAGHTVPEYKPKEALDFYSRWLDGKFI; encoded by the exons atgaaaaatgattgTTTGTATATGCGATTGTATTTTAGTGACAAGTCACAATTGATTCCACAACTTCCCCAGCCACGTAAATCAAAATTTTTCCACTATTTAG ACTCAGCCATTTCATTTTCACTTTCGGAATTCCGCCGCGCTCGCAACGCCGCATCGCTCAATCGCCGCCGCATCGTTCTCCATTACAAGCACCT ATTTGCAGAGTCAGAAATGGACAAGAAATTTCTAGTACCACTCTGCATTCTTTTGATGCTTCTCTCTGTTAAAGCTGCTCCTCGAAGATCTCTCGTCACACATCTTCCTGGTTATTCTGGCAATTTCCTCTCCCACCATTACTCAGG atATGTGAGTATTGATGGAAATGCTGAGACTGGAAAGAACATGTTCTACTACTTTGTTAGTTCAGAAAGAAATCCCAGAAAAGATCCTGTTGTTCTATGGTTGAATGGTGGACCTGGTTGTTCTAGCTTTGATGGATTTGTTTATGAACATG GACCATTCAATTTCAAGGCTGCAGAATCAAAAGAGAACCTGCCCACTTTGCATGACAATCCTTACAGCTGGTCTAAG gTTTCCAACGTTTTATATTTGGATTCACCAACTGGTGTTGGGTTCTCTTACTCAAAGAACATAAGCAAATATTCAACTGGGGACCTACAAACAGCTTCGGATACTCATGCTTTCCTCTTAAAA TGGTTTGAACAATTTCCAGAATTCCAGGCTAATCCATTTTATATTTCTGGAGAGTCTTATGCTGGAATTTATGTACCCACTCTAGCTTTTGAAATTGCTAAAG GAATCCAAAGTGGAACAAAGCCCGCGATCAATTTGAAG GGTTACTTAGTAGGAAATGGTGTCACGGACCCAAAATTTGACAACAATGCTTTTATCCCATTTGTGCATGGGATGGGCCTCATATCAGACACTATCTATGAG AATGTGCATGCCTCTTGCAAAGAAAACTACTACAATTCTGATTCTCAGAGTGATCAATGTGCTAAGAGCATGGAAATAGTTAGTAAG GCTATTCAAGGGCTTAATGTGTACAATATATTAGAGCCATGCCACCATGAACCAGAAGTTGCAACAAACTTAAGTTCTAATTTGCCATTGAGTTTCCAAAATTTAGGGTTAACAGAGAGACCTCTCCCAGTAAGAAAGAGGATGTTTGGTAGAGCATGGCCTTTCAGAGCACCGGTTAGAGATGGTCCTGTTACCTTATGGCCTCAATTATTAGCCAACACCAAACACGTACCTTGTGTC AGCGATGAAGTAGCAACATCATGGCTGAACAACCCTGCGGTCAGAAAAGCCATTCATGTTGACGTG GCAAGTGGTACGTGGGAATTATGTACTGATAGGATAAGTTTCGATCATGATGCTGGAAGCATGATTCCTTACcacaaaaatctaacaaaattggGCTATCGAGCACTTATTTACag TGGTGACCATGATATGTGTGTGCCATTTACTGGAAGTGAAGCTTGGACAAGTTCTTTGGGATACAGAACTGTGGATGAATGGAGATCATGGATCTCTAATGACCAAGTTGCTGG GTTCTTACAATCTTACGAGCACAACCTTACCTTCCTCACAGTGAAG GGGGCTGGGCACACTGTGCCGGAATATAAGCCAAAGGAGGCACTGGATTTTTACAGCCGTTGGTTGGATGGAAAATTCATTTAA
- the LOC131609703 gene encoding serine carboxypeptidase-like 20 isoform X2, whose amino-acid sequence MDKKFLVPLCILLMLLSVKAAPRRSLVTHLPGYSGNFLSHHYSGYVSIDGNAETGKNMFYYFVSSERNPRKDPVVLWLNGGPGCSSFDGFVYEHGPFNFKAAESKENLPTLHDNPYSWSKVSNVLYLDSPTGVGFSYSKNISKYSTGDLQTASDTHAFLLKWFEQFPEFQANPFYISGESYAGIYVPTLAFEIAKGIQSGTKPAINLKGYLVGNGVTDPKFDNNAFIPFVHGMGLISDTIYENVHASCKENYYNSDSQSDQCAKSMEIVSKAIQGLNVYNILEPCHHEPEVATNLSSNLPLSFQNLGLTERPLPVRKRMFGRAWPFRAPVRDGPVTLWPQLLANTKHVPCVSDEVATSWLNNPAVRKAIHVDVASGTWELCTDRISFDHDAGSMIPYHKNLTKLGYRALIYSGDHDMCVPFTGSEAWTSSLGYRTVDEWRSWISNDQVAGFLQSYEHNLTFLTVKGAGHTVPEYKPKEALDFYSRWLDGKFI is encoded by the exons ATGGACAAGAAATTTCTAGTACCACTCTGCATTCTTTTGATGCTTCTCTCTGTTAAAGCTGCTCCTCGAAGATCTCTCGTCACACATCTTCCTGGTTATTCTGGCAATTTCCTCTCCCACCATTACTCAGG atATGTGAGTATTGATGGAAATGCTGAGACTGGAAAGAACATGTTCTACTACTTTGTTAGTTCAGAAAGAAATCCCAGAAAAGATCCTGTTGTTCTATGGTTGAATGGTGGACCTGGTTGTTCTAGCTTTGATGGATTTGTTTATGAACATG GACCATTCAATTTCAAGGCTGCAGAATCAAAAGAGAACCTGCCCACTTTGCATGACAATCCTTACAGCTGGTCTAAG gTTTCCAACGTTTTATATTTGGATTCACCAACTGGTGTTGGGTTCTCTTACTCAAAGAACATAAGCAAATATTCAACTGGGGACCTACAAACAGCTTCGGATACTCATGCTTTCCTCTTAAAA TGGTTTGAACAATTTCCAGAATTCCAGGCTAATCCATTTTATATTTCTGGAGAGTCTTATGCTGGAATTTATGTACCCACTCTAGCTTTTGAAATTGCTAAAG GAATCCAAAGTGGAACAAAGCCCGCGATCAATTTGAAG GGTTACTTAGTAGGAAATGGTGTCACGGACCCAAAATTTGACAACAATGCTTTTATCCCATTTGTGCATGGGATGGGCCTCATATCAGACACTATCTATGAG AATGTGCATGCCTCTTGCAAAGAAAACTACTACAATTCTGATTCTCAGAGTGATCAATGTGCTAAGAGCATGGAAATAGTTAGTAAG GCTATTCAAGGGCTTAATGTGTACAATATATTAGAGCCATGCCACCATGAACCAGAAGTTGCAACAAACTTAAGTTCTAATTTGCCATTGAGTTTCCAAAATTTAGGGTTAACAGAGAGACCTCTCCCAGTAAGAAAGAGGATGTTTGGTAGAGCATGGCCTTTCAGAGCACCGGTTAGAGATGGTCCTGTTACCTTATGGCCTCAATTATTAGCCAACACCAAACACGTACCTTGTGTC AGCGATGAAGTAGCAACATCATGGCTGAACAACCCTGCGGTCAGAAAAGCCATTCATGTTGACGTG GCAAGTGGTACGTGGGAATTATGTACTGATAGGATAAGTTTCGATCATGATGCTGGAAGCATGATTCCTTACcacaaaaatctaacaaaattggGCTATCGAGCACTTATTTACag TGGTGACCATGATATGTGTGTGCCATTTACTGGAAGTGAAGCTTGGACAAGTTCTTTGGGATACAGAACTGTGGATGAATGGAGATCATGGATCTCTAATGACCAAGTTGCTGG GTTCTTACAATCTTACGAGCACAACCTTACCTTCCTCACAGTGAAG GGGGCTGGGCACACTGTGCCGGAATATAAGCCAAAGGAGGCACTGGATTTTTACAGCCGTTGGTTGGATGGAAAATTCATTTAA
- the LOC131609705 gene encoding uncharacterized protein LOC131609705 isoform X2: protein MNPTAALSYSLAASSLSSAAFHRRSPSKLRPCTPFSFRHRHCLNHSSSLRVVNDSDRTELSSDAKTETYSEADKIVDSMNFGELCNEFECNSSPSIESTARQLALDIFELRSGNRALGTYAVSVTYKDPIRSFTGREKYKRPLWATIALDNPSVTVQEMTMLSTSVLRIKWTIRGKPKSVLAGLGGDLTLKVTSQFTLNQISGQVIEHEELWDLSASSATAQAFFWTSRVLYTTVESIKDLADSAKNLSANFSSKNENMDIYPDPSGDPTKFFQKDDSFQQDIYQIALLLAVIYFVVQVLRITL, encoded by the exons ATGAATCCGACAGCCGCACTTTCTTATTCTCTTGCCGCTTCTTCTCTTTCCTCCGCCGCATTCCACCGGAGAAGTCCATCAAAACTTCGTCCATGCACTCCCTTCTCCTTCCGTCATCGCCACTGCCTCAACCACTCTTCTTCATTGCGAG TTGTCAATGATTCTGATAGGACTGAATTGTCATCTGATGCCAAAACTGAAACATACTCCGAGGCTGATAAAATAGTTGATAGTATGAACTTTGGTGAGCTGTgcaatgagtttgagtgcaacaGTAGTCCCTCGATAGAATCTACTGCAAGACAACTTGCTCTAGATATATTCGAGCTAAGGAGTGGAAATCGAGCACTCGGAACCTATGCAGTTTCTGTCACTTATAAG GATCCCATAAGGAGTTTTACTGGTCGTGAGAAGTATAAGAGACCTCTATGGGCAACCATTGCACTAGACAATCCATCTGTG ACTGTGCAGGAAATGACTATGCTGTCAACAAGTGTTTTAAGGATCAAGTGGACAATTAGAGGGAAGCCTAAATCTGTTCTTGCTGGGTTAGGAGGAGATCTCACACTCAAAGTTACTTCCCAATTTACTCTTAACCAAATTAGTGGACAAGTCATTGAGCATGAAGAATTATGGGACTTATCAGCTTCATCCGCTACTGCTCAGGCATTTTTCTGGACGTCGCGTGTTCTGTATACTACTGTTGAATCTATAAAAGATTTGGCTGATAGTGCCAAGAATTTAAGTGCCAATTTTTCATCTAAGAACGAGAACATGGATATTTATCCAGATCCTTCTGGTGATCCAACAAAG TTCTTCCAGAAAGACGACAGCTTTCAGCAAGATATATACCAGATTGCACTCCTCCTGGCAGTTATTTATTTCGTGGTACAGGTTCTGAGGATAACTTTGTAA
- the LOC131609705 gene encoding uncharacterized protein LOC131609705 isoform X1, whose amino-acid sequence MNPTAALSYSLAASSLSSAAFHRRSPSKLRPCTPFSFRHRHCLNHSSSLRGGMCFAVVNDSDRTELSSDAKTETYSEADKIVDSMNFGELCNEFECNSSPSIESTARQLALDIFELRSGNRALGTYAVSVTYKDPIRSFTGREKYKRPLWATIALDNPSVTVQEMTMLSTSVLRIKWTIRGKPKSVLAGLGGDLTLKVTSQFTLNQISGQVIEHEELWDLSASSATAQAFFWTSRVLYTTVESIKDLADSAKNLSANFSSKNENMDIYPDPSGDPTKFFQKDDSFQQDIYQIALLLAVIYFVVQVLRITL is encoded by the exons ATGAATCCGACAGCCGCACTTTCTTATTCTCTTGCCGCTTCTTCTCTTTCCTCCGCCGCATTCCACCGGAGAAGTCCATCAAAACTTCGTCCATGCACTCCCTTCTCCTTCCGTCATCGCCACTGCCTCAACCACTCTTCTTCATTGCGAG GTGGCATGTGTTTTGCAGTTGTCAATGATTCTGATAGGACTGAATTGTCATCTGATGCCAAAACTGAAACATACTCCGAGGCTGATAAAATAGTTGATAGTATGAACTTTGGTGAGCTGTgcaatgagtttgagtgcaacaGTAGTCCCTCGATAGAATCTACTGCAAGACAACTTGCTCTAGATATATTCGAGCTAAGGAGTGGAAATCGAGCACTCGGAACCTATGCAGTTTCTGTCACTTATAAG GATCCCATAAGGAGTTTTACTGGTCGTGAGAAGTATAAGAGACCTCTATGGGCAACCATTGCACTAGACAATCCATCTGTG ACTGTGCAGGAAATGACTATGCTGTCAACAAGTGTTTTAAGGATCAAGTGGACAATTAGAGGGAAGCCTAAATCTGTTCTTGCTGGGTTAGGAGGAGATCTCACACTCAAAGTTACTTCCCAATTTACTCTTAACCAAATTAGTGGACAAGTCATTGAGCATGAAGAATTATGGGACTTATCAGCTTCATCCGCTACTGCTCAGGCATTTTTCTGGACGTCGCGTGTTCTGTATACTACTGTTGAATCTATAAAAGATTTGGCTGATAGTGCCAAGAATTTAAGTGCCAATTTTTCATCTAAGAACGAGAACATGGATATTTATCCAGATCCTTCTGGTGATCCAACAAAG TTCTTCCAGAAAGACGACAGCTTTCAGCAAGATATATACCAGATTGCACTCCTCCTGGCAGTTATTTATTTCGTGGTACAGGTTCTGAGGATAACTTTGTAA
- the LOC131609704 gene encoding aspartic proteinase 36-like, with protein sequence MDRVRGLILVVFTLFLLLVVADASDFVFPVERKFKGPHQSLDAMKTHDANRRGRFLSAADIPLGGNGLPSSTGLYYTKLGLGSPSRDFYVQVDTGSDILWVNCVGCTACPKKSGLGMDLTLYNPKASLTASVVPCDDEFCTTTYDGPISGCKQEMSCPYGITYGDGSTTSGSYVKDALTFNRVSGNLQTAPDNSSVIFGCGAKQSGTLSSSSDEALDGIIGFGQSNSSVLSQLAASGKVKRIFSHCLDSINGGGIFSIGQVMEPKFNTTPLVPKMAHYNVILKDMEVDGDSIQLPTDLFDTGSGRGTIIDSGTTLAYLPASIYNQIVTKILARQPGLKLYLVEDQFTCFHFSDNFDEGFPLVKFHFEGLSLTVYPHDYLFLYKNDIYCIGWQKSNTQTKDGKDLILLGDLVLSNKLVVYDLDNMTIGWTDFNCSSSIKVKDDKSGSVYTVGAQDLSSASTVFIGRILTFFLLIIAMLST encoded by the exons ATGGATCGTGTTAGAGGGTTGATTCTTGTTGTTTTcaccttgtttcttcttcttgttgttgCTGATGCTTCTGATTTTGTTTTCCCTGTGGAGCGTAAATTCAAAGGGCCTCATCAGAGTTTAGATGCGATGAAAACTCATGATGCTAATAGACGTGGTAGATTTCTCTCTGCTGCTGATATTCCTCTTGGTGGCAATGGTCTTCCTTCTTCCACTGG GCTGTATTATACCAAACTAGGGCTTGGCTCTCCTTCTAGGGACTTCTATGTACAAGTTGACACAGGAAGTGACATTCTTTGGGTGAATTGTGTAGGCTGCACAGCATGTCCCAAGAAAAGTGGTCTTGGT ATGGATTTAACCCTCTATAACCCAAAAGCCTCGCTAACTGCAAGTGTGGTGCCTTGTGATGATGAATTTTGCACTACAACATATGATGGTCCAATTTCTGGATGCAAACAAGAGATGTCATGTCCATACGGCATAACTTATGGAGATGGAAGTACAACCTCTGGTTCCTATGTGAAGGATGCTCTTACATTCAACCGAGTGAGTGGTAATCTCCAAACCGCACCAGATAATAGCAGTGTGATTTTCGG GTGCGGCGCAAAACAATCCGGGACATTGAGTTCATCGTCTGATGAAGCCCTTGATGGAATTATTGGTTTTGGACAATCAAATTCTTCTGTACTTTCACAGCTTGCTGCATCTGGAAAGGTGAAAAGGATATTTTCGCACTGCCTTGATAGTATCAATGGAGGAGGAATATTTTCCATAGGACAAGTGATGGAGCCAAAATTTAACACTACTCCATTGGTACCAAAAAT GGCACACTACAATGTGATCTTGAAGGACATGGAGGTTGATGGGGATTCTATACAGCTCCCTACAGATTTATTTGATACTGGAAGTGGAAGAGGAACAATAATAGATAGTGGTACCACCTTGGCTTATCTTCCAGCTTCGATTTACAACCAGATAGTAACGAAG ATTTTAGCGCGGCAACCGGGACTAAAATTGTATCTTGTCGAGGACCAATTTACTTGTTTTCATTTCTCAGACAA TTTTGATGAAGGATTTCCACTTGTCAAGTTTCACTTTGAGGGTCTTTCTCTTACAGTTTATCCTCATGACTACCTGTTCTTGTATAAA AACGATATTTATTGTATTGGCTGGCAGAAAAGTAACACACAGACTAAGGATGGAAAAGACCTGATTCTTCTTGGAG ATTTGGTGCTATCAAACAAATTAGTTGTATATGATCTTGATAACATGACAATTGGATGGACTGATTTCAATT GTTCTTCCAGCATTAAAGTGAAGGATGATAAGAGTGGATCTGTATATACAGTGGGTGCACAAGACCTTTCTTCAGCTTCCACTGTGTTTATAGGAAGAATATTGACATTCTTTTTGTTGATTATTGCCATGCTAAGCACTTAA
- the LOC131609706 gene encoding thioredoxin F-type, chloroplastic-like, which yields MALNLCTSPKWIGTTVFDSASSSKLSLASSSSTTSFSSSILSSKNVGIQRLSLRRNGGLSVRSSLETAGPTVTVGKVTEVNKDTFWPIVNAAGDKAVVLDMFTKWCGPCKVIAPLYEELSQKYLDVVFLKLDCNQDNKSLAKELGIKVVPTFKILKDSKIVKEVTGAKFDDLLAAIDSVRSS from the exons ATGGCTCTAAATCTCTGCACCTCCCCTAAATGGATCGGCACCACCGTCTTCGATAGTGCTTCTTCATCGAAGCTTTCACTTGCTTCCTCTTCTTCTACTActtcattttcttcttccattTTAAGTTCGAAGAATGTTGGTATACAGAGGTTGAGCTTGAGGAGGAATGGTGGTCTCAGTGTAAGATCCAGCTTGGAAACTGCGGGACCCACGGTGACGGTAGGGAAAGTGACTGAGGTTAACAAGGATACGTTTTGGCCCATCGTTAATGCCGCCGGTGATAAAGCCGTCGTCCTCGATATGTTCACCAAATG GTGTGGTCCTTGCAAAGTGATAGCTCCATTATACGAAGAATTATCTCAGAAGTATTTGGATGTTGTCTTTCTAAAGCTTGATTGCAACCAAGATAACAAG TCCTTGGCAAAAGAGCTAGGAATTAAGGTGGTTCCCACTTTTAAAATTCTGAAGGACAGCAAGATTGTAAAAGAAGTAACTGGTGCTAAATTTGATGATTTGCTCGCTGCCATTGACAGTGTTCGGTCTAGTTAG